One genomic window of Chrysiogenes arsenatis DSM 11915 includes the following:
- a CDS encoding Opr family porin — protein sequence MNRVHHSLFVAAALCAIPAMASANALEESFKNGSVSGHVGIYGQQTNYDDAATPDEGFSNGNASISYETAPLHGLSLGMGAWATTRLSEKNDGNYDALIAQDAIIHEAFIRYTREGVVGITAGRHAADLEWLGDYIEGATATVDAIENLGLTFVWAKRQAVVGVDEVSDKFSLLSDNDALTGAGLNKETSGLFVFDAKYTPITWLEINPYYYHAPDAFRAPGLKLTATFEPMEGLTATTMGQYVRSSVDSNLGGQDGNVAWIEQGVAFNIFSATAGYISVDDKGAGFIASFGDQTPFAEGNNTLSDDARTFYLGAGVEIAGVSLGALYGQTRYFDGIDKTKEKELDLSVGYEIIPNLTFGISYADVKNDKSGNDNYNIVSAGIEYGF from the coding sequence ATGAATCGTGTACACCACAGTTTATTTGTTGCGGCTGCTCTTTGCGCAATCCCTGCCATGGCTTCTGCCAACGCACTCGAAGAATCGTTCAAAAATGGGTCTGTCTCTGGTCACGTAGGAATTTATGGCCAGCAAACTAATTATGACGATGCCGCCACTCCAGACGAAGGATTTTCTAACGGGAATGCTTCGATTAGCTACGAAACGGCTCCACTGCATGGATTGAGCCTTGGAATGGGTGCTTGGGCGACTACACGTTTGAGCGAAAAAAATGATGGCAACTATGACGCCCTTATTGCACAAGATGCTATCATACATGAAGCTTTCATTCGCTATACCCGTGAAGGAGTCGTTGGTATTACTGCTGGGCGCCATGCAGCCGATCTTGAGTGGCTCGGCGACTATATTGAAGGCGCCACGGCCACCGTTGATGCTATCGAAAACCTTGGACTTACTTTCGTATGGGCAAAGCGCCAAGCGGTTGTGGGCGTCGATGAAGTAAGCGATAAGTTTTCTCTTTTGAGCGATAATGATGCCTTGACAGGCGCTGGGCTTAATAAAGAAACCAGTGGTCTTTTCGTCTTTGATGCCAAATACACCCCTATCACATGGCTCGAAATTAACCCTTACTACTATCATGCACCTGATGCCTTCCGCGCTCCCGGCCTCAAGCTTACTGCTACGTTTGAGCCTATGGAAGGGCTGACAGCGACTACCATGGGACAGTATGTCCGTTCGAGTGTAGATAGCAACCTTGGCGGGCAAGATGGTAATGTCGCTTGGATTGAACAAGGGGTTGCATTTAATATTTTTAGCGCTACTGCTGGCTATATTTCAGTTGACGATAAAGGTGCAGGGTTCATCGCATCTTTTGGCGATCAAACGCCATTTGCAGAAGGAAATAACACATTATCTGACGATGCACGTACGTTCTACCTTGGTGCTGGTGTAGAAATCGCTGGTGTTTCCCTTGGGGCGCTCTATGGCCAAACTCGCTATTTTGATGGAATAGATAAAACAAAAGAAAAAGAACTTGACCTGAGTGTGGGCTACGAAATCATTCCCAACCTCACTTTTGGAATTTCGTATGCTGACGTGAAAAACGATAAATCAGGAAATGATAATTATAATATCGTAAGTGCGGGCATAGAATACGGTTTTTAA
- the acpS gene encoding holo-ACP synthase, producing MIYGIGVDIVEVHRFDNVTIKFLERVFTPSEIEYASRAASPSQRYAVRFAAKEAFLKAIGTGLRDCTFQDMEVYHDHLGKPFLKLHGRLAVFSHIEQYRVHLSLSHTAQQAIAYCVVESITTPLS from the coding sequence GTGATTTATGGCATAGGAGTTGACATTGTCGAAGTGCACCGCTTCGACAATGTCACAATTAAATTCTTAGAACGTGTTTTCACGCCAAGTGAAATTGAATATGCGTCACGCGCTGCGAGCCCATCACAGCGATACGCCGTTCGCTTTGCAGCCAAAGAAGCCTTCTTAAAAGCGATCGGAACAGGCCTCCGTGACTGCACCTTTCAAGACATGGAAGTTTACCATGATCACCTTGGGAAACCATTCCTTAAGCTGCACGGCCGCCTTGCAGTATTTAGCCACATTGAACAGTACCGCGTGCATCTTTCGCTCTCGCATACCGCCCAGCAAGCTATAGCATATTGTGTTGTTGAGTCCATTACAACCCCGCTCTCATAA
- a CDS encoding pyridoxine 5'-phosphate synthase encodes MKLGVNIDHIATVRQARRGAEPSVVAAAFAAELGGADSITIHLREDRRHIQDSDLSLLRQTSILPLNLEMACTDEMIRIACEAKPEQVTLVPEKREELTTEGGLDVKANFHALQSAARTLREAGILVSFFVDPDKEQIQACNDAGAHAVEIHTGSYANAMNQQQREELRRIVWASEFTLEQGLYLHAGHGLNYQNVIAIAQIPGMQELNIGHSIISRALFCGLEQAVRHMKELMSRVMQS; translated from the coding sequence ATGAAACTCGGAGTCAACATCGACCATATTGCTACGGTGCGTCAGGCACGGCGTGGTGCCGAACCATCCGTTGTAGCCGCTGCATTCGCCGCCGAACTTGGCGGAGCCGATTCAATTACCATCCATTTGCGTGAAGATCGCCGCCACATTCAGGACAGCGACCTTTCCCTCCTCCGTCAAACCTCTATTCTTCCACTTAATCTGGAAATGGCTTGCACGGATGAAATGATTCGCATTGCTTGTGAAGCCAAACCAGAACAAGTCACTCTCGTCCCTGAAAAGCGTGAAGAGCTTACCACCGAAGGAGGGCTTGATGTGAAAGCTAACTTTCATGCACTTCAAAGTGCGGCACGCACCCTACGCGAGGCTGGCATCTTGGTCAGTTTTTTTGTTGATCCCGATAAAGAACAGATTCAGGCATGTAATGACGCTGGCGCACATGCGGTCGAAATTCATACTGGCAGCTATGCCAATGCAATGAATCAACAACAAAGGGAAGAGCTCCGCCGTATTGTCTGGGCTTCCGAGTTCACCCTTGAACAAGGTCTCTATTTGCACGCAGGGCACGGGTTGAACTACCAAAACGTGATAGCAATTGCTCAAATCCCTGGGATGCAAGAGCTGAATATTGGCCACAGCATCATTTCACGCGCCCTGTTTTGTGGACTCGAGCAGGCAGTTCGCCACATGAAAGAACTCATGAGTCGGGTCATGCAATCGTGA
- a CDS encoding ABC transporter ATP-binding protein: MIAKRLFMYVMPYKKLIGISIFFSIAVSATDGVMAYLVQPVLDDIFISQNGTLLQLLPFGVIALFFLKGVFRYIQGVTIRIAGQLAMQTIRNEVYSHMVRLPVRHYSKNSVGSQMSKVINDVSTMQVAIADTVTVLLKDSLTAIALLGLAFYQNWQLTLLAIIVLPLTILPVRTIGRKIKKFTIQSQEKIGELSDTLQETFSGIKIVKSFALSHTMINRFATINDRYYRYIVKTIKNEQLASPVIELISSFGIAAIIWFGGKQVIDGSMTTGEFFSFLTALGLMLAPVKRLIALNSVLQRSFGAAERVFEVLDTPHEITDPTEPKKIEHINGNVIFHNVSFRYDDEWVLRDINLEANSGDVIALVGMSGGGKTTLASLLVRFYDVTEGAITIDGVNIKDFTHVDLANAIAFVDQETILFNDTVRQNILYGKPDATEEQVIVALKAANAYDFVMAMEQGLDSVIGDRGVRLSGGQRQRLCIARAIVKNAPILILDEATSALDNESEALVQAALHNLMQGRTTFIVAHRLSTITHADKIVVLEQGRIAEAGNHAELLKHNGHYARYYTMQFTTTAHKENP, encoded by the coding sequence ATGATCGCTAAAAGACTTTTTATGTATGTCATGCCATACAAAAAACTCATTGGTATATCAATTTTTTTCAGCATAGCAGTTTCTGCAACGGATGGTGTCATGGCATACCTCGTCCAACCTGTTTTGGACGATATTTTTATCAGTCAAAATGGCACATTACTTCAGTTGCTTCCCTTTGGCGTCATCGCCCTTTTTTTCCTGAAAGGCGTCTTCCGCTACATACAAGGGGTAACAATCCGCATAGCAGGACAACTCGCCATGCAAACCATCCGCAATGAAGTCTACTCACACATGGTGCGGCTACCCGTTCGTCATTATAGCAAAAACTCAGTTGGATCACAGATGAGCAAAGTGATTAACGATGTCAGCACCATGCAAGTTGCTATAGCTGACACTGTTACCGTTCTCCTGAAAGATTCCCTCACCGCTATCGCACTCCTTGGTCTTGCCTTTTATCAAAACTGGCAACTCACCTTACTGGCTATCATTGTACTTCCGCTCACCATACTCCCTGTGCGCACAATCGGGCGCAAAATTAAAAAATTTACGATTCAATCACAGGAAAAAATTGGTGAGCTCTCTGATACCCTTCAAGAAACATTTAGCGGCATAAAAATTGTTAAATCATTCGCATTGTCCCACACCATGATCAACCGCTTTGCCACCATCAACGATCGGTACTACCGTTATATCGTCAAAACTATCAAAAATGAACAGCTTGCCTCACCCGTCATCGAACTCATCTCCAGCTTTGGTATTGCGGCTATCATCTGGTTTGGCGGAAAACAAGTCATCGATGGCAGCATGACTACCGGAGAGTTTTTCAGCTTTTTAACTGCTCTTGGGTTGATGCTCGCTCCCGTTAAGCGCCTTATCGCACTGAACAGCGTCCTGCAACGCTCTTTCGGTGCTGCCGAGCGAGTTTTTGAAGTCCTCGATACGCCGCACGAAATCACAGACCCTACCGAACCCAAGAAAATCGAACATATTAACGGCAACGTCATCTTTCACAATGTCAGCTTTCGCTATGACGACGAATGGGTACTGCGTGATATCAACTTAGAAGCTAACTCTGGTGATGTTATCGCTCTTGTTGGTATGAGCGGTGGTGGCAAAACAACTCTGGCTTCACTGCTTGTCCGTTTTTATGATGTTACAGAAGGCGCCATTACTATCGATGGAGTTAACATCAAAGATTTTACGCATGTTGATCTCGCGAATGCAATAGCGTTTGTTGATCAAGAAACCATCCTCTTCAATGACACCGTGCGCCAAAACATTCTTTACGGAAAACCCGATGCGACAGAAGAGCAAGTTATCGTTGCCCTGAAAGCCGCAAATGCGTACGATTTTGTCATGGCAATGGAACAAGGACTTGATAGCGTCATTGGTGATCGTGGCGTTCGCCTTTCCGGTGGCCAACGTCAGCGCCTCTGTATCGCCCGCGCCATCGTCAAAAATGCTCCCATTCTTATACTCGACGAGGCCACCTCTGCTCTGGATAATGAGTCGGAAGCTCTTGTACAGGCGGCGCTGCACAATCTCATGCAAGGTCGCACTACGTTTATTGTCGCCCATCGTCTTTCCACTATCACCCATGCTGATAAAATTGTGGTTCTTGAGCAAGGACGCATCGCAGAAGCAGGCAACCACGCAGAACTATTAAAACATAACGGCCATTATGCCCGTTACTATACTATGCAATTTACAACGACAGCACACAAGGAGAACCCATGA
- a CDS encoding glycosyltransferase family 9 protein, translated as MDVWLRWYLWRHPRDASGLQHRHRLNQVPRSIVVYSNTALGDTLMSTPALKALRESFPAAHITLFIHEKIHPLFAHFPYVDAFLLYYGGYRGFLRNVRELRSMRPDCILIFHANGPQDIPSAVLSGCNIILKSPTCSPYSSLLSHQFTFPSGVHTIEERLEIVRFLGGRASDMRMVLSPEYSQSTERQYFSDHNVVIGFQVGASDIYKTWPIESFCALAVQLLNHNNNIIIALCGTAQERAIAEKVVQVDPLRVKNYCGNTQIAQLPWLVREFNVLVSNDTGTMHVAVALGVPTVGLFASTNPSHTGIVQDLDKHVMIVAEDCVWESNVPKKQRSNVGMGAISANEVYQCVCRHIVTTGGG; from the coding sequence GTGGATGTCTGGCTGCGGTGGTATTTGTGGCGCCACCCGCGCGATGCTTCTGGTCTGCAACATCGACATCGACTGAATCAGGTTCCCCGTTCTATAGTTGTCTACTCCAATACGGCTCTTGGGGATACGTTGATGTCGACCCCCGCGCTGAAAGCGCTACGCGAGTCATTTCCAGCGGCTCACATCACGCTCTTTATTCACGAAAAAATCCATCCACTTTTTGCTCATTTTCCCTATGTTGACGCGTTTTTATTGTATTATGGGGGGTATCGGGGGTTTCTCAGGAACGTTCGTGAGCTTCGTTCAATGCGTCCCGACTGTATTCTCATTTTTCATGCAAATGGGCCGCAGGATATTCCCAGCGCAGTTCTCTCAGGCTGCAATATTATTTTGAAGTCTCCTACTTGCAGCCCTTATAGCTCCCTCCTTTCGCACCAATTTACGTTCCCTTCGGGAGTACATACAATCGAAGAGCGTCTTGAGATCGTTCGCTTTCTGGGTGGTCGAGCCAGTGATATGCGTATGGTGCTATCCCCTGAATATTCGCAAAGTACCGAGCGGCAGTATTTTTCTGATCACAATGTGGTTATTGGCTTTCAGGTGGGTGCATCGGATATTTACAAAACGTGGCCTATTGAGAGTTTCTGTGCACTTGCCGTGCAACTGTTGAATCACAATAACAATATCATTATCGCACTGTGTGGAACTGCCCAGGAAAGGGCGATTGCGGAAAAAGTGGTGCAGGTAGATCCGCTTCGGGTGAAGAATTATTGTGGCAATACTCAGATTGCCCAATTGCCATGGCTCGTGCGGGAATTTAACGTGCTGGTAAGCAATGACACAGGAACAATGCACGTAGCGGTAGCGCTCGGTGTCCCGACCGTTGGGTTGTTTGCAAGCACAAATCCTTCACACACCGGTATCGTTCAGGATCTCGATAAACATGTCATGATAGTTGCGGAAGATTGTGTATGGGAAAGTAATGTTCCGAAAAAGCAGAGGAGTAACGTGGGTATGGGGGCAATCTCAGCGAATGAAGTGTATCAGTGCGTGTGTCGGCATATCGTGACTACGGGAGGTGGCTAA
- a CDS encoding O-antigen ligase family protein: MFANALQSTQQRVEVFFLCMLLLVLPLAEAPKNIAWMLFVIAWLWGMRSEPDRLFRWDFWDNVFACFILASAFSAFFASVSDAQWGGFLDVLRYTLVGWMLARSHYKIRTYVLLLQCVVAGTIIALIHGYWNFVFTGKRGVLQLHSVGHVNHSAIYLALSFAVLMAFVFWYVRQPDVVKRFGFWGFMTCCLFYGVSLLEMASRGAILAFAVFWVLVVIAWFRVSFKQAAMASVLSVIIMAGFIIAIPHATAKFLQMGVAGSEGFSHRDRLANVAYEGWRENPVAGVGMGNFRHITLELIALRKEQRGEVFDPERYLGSNHAHSLYMNTLAEKGILGFSALLFLIIVWAGSLWKKRNLLYLSDQRLIVWLSAVGGLVVTFVSGLFNTSLHTEHGILSMVLFGVWVGLFREANQ, translated from the coding sequence ATGTTCGCGAATGCTTTGCAGAGTACTCAACAGCGCGTGGAGGTGTTTTTTCTATGCATGCTGCTCTTAGTGCTGCCACTTGCTGAAGCACCGAAAAATATCGCTTGGATGCTTTTTGTTATAGCTTGGTTGTGGGGAATGAGGTCAGAGCCTGATAGATTATTTCGGTGGGATTTTTGGGACAATGTGTTTGCTTGTTTCATTCTTGCAAGTGCCTTTTCCGCTTTTTTCGCAAGTGTTTCGGATGCGCAGTGGGGCGGCTTTCTCGATGTTTTGCGGTACACCCTTGTAGGGTGGATGCTTGCGCGGAGTCATTATAAAATAAGAACTTATGTCCTATTGTTGCAGTGTGTAGTTGCTGGCACCATCATTGCGTTGATACATGGATATTGGAATTTTGTTTTCACAGGCAAGCGGGGTGTGTTGCAGTTGCATTCGGTTGGGCATGTAAACCATAGTGCCATCTATCTTGCATTATCTTTTGCTGTTTTGATGGCGTTTGTCTTTTGGTACGTCCGCCAGCCTGATGTGGTGAAACGATTTGGCTTCTGGGGCTTCATGACGTGTTGCCTTTTTTATGGGGTATCTCTATTAGAGATGGCGAGTCGGGGTGCGATATTGGCCTTTGCTGTTTTCTGGGTACTTGTCGTCATTGCGTGGTTCAGGGTTTCATTTAAGCAGGCGGCTATGGCGAGCGTTCTATCTGTAATCATTATGGCCGGATTTATTATTGCGATACCTCACGCCACTGCAAAATTTTTGCAAATGGGGGTGGCAGGGTCAGAAGGTTTTAGTCACCGAGATAGGTTGGCCAATGTCGCTTACGAAGGATGGCGTGAGAATCCTGTCGCCGGAGTTGGAATGGGAAATTTTCGCCATATCACATTGGAGTTGATTGCCTTGCGGAAGGAACAGCGAGGGGAGGTATTTGACCCGGAAAGGTATCTGGGTTCGAACCATGCTCACAGTTTGTATATGAATACCCTTGCAGAAAAAGGTATTCTCGGATTCTCTGCCTTGCTTTTTCTAATTATTGTCTGGGCAGGGTCACTGTGGAAGAAACGAAATTTACTCTATTTGTCAGACCAGCGTCTGATTGTATGGTTATCTGCTGTAGGAGGTCTTGTTGTGACGTTTGTGAGCGGACTATTTAATACATCGTTGCATACGGAACATGGTATCCTCTCTATGGTGCTTTTCGGAGTTTGGGTTGGGTTGTTTAGAGAGGCAAATCAATGA
- a CDS encoding glycosyltransferase family 9 protein, producing MKILILKRDKIGDMLLTTPMLAHLRESFPSAQIDVLANSYNAWVIQGHPAVDHIHIYQRYREGKKISITALWSQLVCFLRIRKACYDYVIVAGGDFSHRALRRARLTGAKYQISFLEGEQGVRAPVTHPIPAISSQLHESQRMLMLLEPFGVKLPEVLLCPTFQLPTVWRSWTLKWLSENGLDEREYIVLGLGARRAKKQPSYDQIVRWTEHFYRKHRLKTIFMWTPGASNNPIYPGDDDIALPVVDAKMPWLIPFRGAILPAIGLIWSASTSIFPDSGLMHFAAASPGGVLGLFAETDVSPHPSQWGPVGANVSFLDTPKAVAELPDDDVYAKVDSLIAGRTKGS from the coding sequence ATGAAAATTCTTATTCTGAAACGTGATAAAATAGGCGACATGTTGCTCACTACTCCCATGCTGGCGCATTTGCGCGAGAGCTTTCCCAGTGCTCAGATTGATGTTTTGGCCAACTCTTACAACGCTTGGGTTATTCAAGGACATCCTGCTGTTGACCATATTCATATCTACCAGCGGTACCGCGAAGGAAAGAAAATATCTATTACTGCGCTTTGGAGCCAGCTTGTATGCTTTTTGCGTATACGAAAAGCCTGCTATGACTATGTTATTGTCGCCGGTGGCGATTTTTCCCATCGGGCATTACGTAGAGCCCGCCTAACAGGAGCTAAGTACCAAATTTCATTTTTGGAGGGTGAGCAAGGTGTGAGAGCACCAGTGACCCACCCTATTCCTGCTATCAGCTCCCAGTTGCATGAAAGTCAACGCATGCTGATGTTGCTTGAGCCGTTTGGTGTAAAATTACCGGAAGTGCTTTTGTGCCCAACATTTCAACTTCCTACCGTATGGCGGAGTTGGACACTAAAGTGGCTTAGTGAGAATGGTCTTGATGAGCGTGAATACATTGTCCTTGGGCTCGGAGCACGTCGAGCAAAAAAGCAGCCTTCATACGATCAAATAGTGCGATGGACTGAGCATTTTTATAGGAAGCATAGGTTGAAAACAATTTTCATGTGGACTCCAGGGGCTTCGAATAACCCTATATATCCTGGTGATGATGATATCGCTTTGCCGGTAGTAGATGCCAAAATGCCGTGGCTCATTCCTTTTCGGGGTGCTATTCTCCCTGCCATAGGGCTTATTTGGTCAGCTTCTACATCTATTTTTCCTGATAGTGGATTGATGCATTTTGCCGCAGCGAGTCCCGGTGGGGTGCTAGGGTTATTTGCGGAAACTGATGTTTCTCCACATCCCAGCCAGTGGGGACCCGTCGGGGCGAATGTATCGTTTCTTGATACACCAAAGGCAGTGGCTGAATTGCCTGATGACGATGTATATGCAAAAGTCGACTCTCTTATCGCTGGGCGCACGAAGGGATCGTAG
- a CDS encoding DUF4254 domain-containing protein, whose product MLNAITITQYHDRVLQHQSWPVLLYQESDPLWLAIDKNHFFNCSLWKEEDQARRKNVPDSEIAANKRAIDSFNQQRNDAVEIIDEVLLMQYTNIAPASDSWTNSETPGGIIDRLSILSLKIHHMAIQAHRDDADDNHRNACQLKLAKLQEQRTDISICFDRFIIGIANGTAHFKIYRQFKMYNDPKTNPYLYATIPSCAQR is encoded by the coding sequence TTGCTAAACGCAATTACCATTACACAATACCATGACAGAGTTCTTCAACACCAATCTTGGCCAGTATTGCTTTATCAAGAAAGTGATCCGTTGTGGCTTGCCATAGATAAAAATCATTTCTTTAATTGCTCACTCTGGAAAGAAGAAGATCAAGCACGCAGAAAAAATGTCCCCGATAGCGAAATTGCAGCTAATAAAAGAGCTATCGACTCATTTAACCAACAAAGAAATGATGCCGTAGAAATTATTGATGAGGTTCTTTTGATGCAGTACACGAATATTGCTCCCGCATCAGACTCATGGACAAACAGTGAAACTCCAGGCGGCATCATCGATCGCCTCTCCATTCTGAGCCTGAAGATCCACCACATGGCAATACAAGCTCATCGCGATGACGCTGATGACAACCACCGAAACGCTTGCCAGCTCAAACTCGCTAAGCTACAAGAGCAGCGGACGGACATCTCAATATGTTTCGATCGCTTCATAATCGGCATAGCAAACGGAACAGCACACTTTAAAATTTACCGCCAATTCAAAATGTATAACGATCCCAAAACAAATCCCTACCTGTACGCTACGATCCCTTCGTGCGCCCAGCGATAA
- a CDS encoding FkbM family methyltransferase, translating to MKQFLKYFLRSGSLTFTLARKGDGTIKVFTYKGKEIFYRSGTSDVRLIYEILLKTGTKAEYKPPFKLRPNVIFDIGANIGLSSIYFANCFPNSRIYAFEPSRQNYELLVNNTKNYPNISAHCLGFGSADGETTFYLSDDATNFGGGSIHSLGIDIAKQETVKIAKPSTFLKEIENQKIDIIKIDTEGAEYDIITSFPNDVLNSVTWITGELHGINDFKLLDYLSTTFSIQVNTKLFKRLSRFDAFNKNATKETLEGN from the coding sequence GTGAAACAATTTTTGAAATATTTTTTACGTTCAGGGTCTTTAACATTTACCTTGGCAAGAAAAGGTGATGGAACCATTAAAGTGTTCACCTACAAGGGAAAGGAAATTTTCTACCGTAGTGGAACAAGTGATGTTCGGCTCATATATGAAATTCTTTTGAAAACTGGAACAAAAGCGGAATACAAGCCACCTTTTAAATTGCGTCCTAATGTCATTTTCGACATAGGTGCAAATATCGGACTTAGCTCAATCTATTTCGCAAACTGCTTTCCTAACTCGCGAATATACGCTTTTGAGCCAAGTCGCCAAAATTATGAATTGCTTGTCAATAACACTAAAAACTATCCGAACATCTCCGCTCATTGCCTTGGCTTCGGTTCTGCGGACGGAGAAACAACATTTTACCTCTCTGATGATGCAACAAACTTTGGAGGAGGCTCAATTCACTCGCTAGGTATTGATATCGCAAAGCAGGAAACCGTAAAAATTGCTAAACCATCAACCTTTCTTAAAGAAATTGAGAACCAGAAGATTGATATCATAAAGATAGATACGGAAGGAGCAGAATACGATATCATCACGTCATTTCCCAATGATGTTCTTAATTCGGTTACTTGGATTACCGGTGAACTTCACGGTATCAACGACTTTAAGTTACTTGACTACTTGTCAACCACATTCTCCATTCAGGTCAACACGAAACTATTCAAACGTTTATCGCGATTCGATGCCTTTAATAAAAATGCAACAAAAGAAACATTGGAAGGAAATTAA
- a CDS encoding glycosyltransferase family 9 protein: protein MSPTIINASLRKILLVRNDNIGDLICTTPAIEALRKVHPNAQIDIVVNSYNVCAILQNPFVNNIFSYTKTKHAHGIWNKAKAACGLLILLWRIRQTQYDAVVVIRSQYSKHPAIFARAAKAPHMIGATSPHGDDPYTYHVGGKHDHEVLFCYAALEPLGVTNNSEKAHYHVDPQFFSKFHQAKNALIFHISSRSPENQYPIEKFRAIINELSMYPCIITALPEDKHAAEHLAMSTHASYLPTQSFDEVVAIIAQGKLFITLDGGAMHAGAATGVPTVAIMGKQGSEYWAPWAYRKYALHSTTGCAHEITIDSVLQQCRALLSNS, encoded by the coding sequence TTGAGTCCAACCATTATCAATGCAAGCTTACGCAAAATCCTCCTTGTTCGTAACGATAATATCGGCGATCTTATCTGTACCACCCCCGCAATAGAAGCCTTACGTAAAGTGCATCCTAATGCGCAGATTGACATAGTGGTTAATTCTTATAATGTATGCGCAATACTCCAAAACCCTTTTGTCAATAATATTTTTTCATACACAAAAACCAAGCATGCGCATGGGATCTGGAATAAAGCGAAAGCTGCCTGTGGACTCCTTATACTACTTTGGCGCATTAGGCAAACGCAATACGATGCTGTTGTAGTTATTCGCTCCCAATACTCAAAACACCCCGCTATTTTTGCGCGTGCAGCTAAAGCACCACACATGATTGGCGCCACCTCTCCTCATGGCGATGACCCTTATACTTATCACGTGGGCGGAAAACATGACCATGAAGTCCTTTTTTGCTACGCGGCCTTGGAACCGTTAGGGGTCACTAATAATAGCGAAAAAGCTCACTATCATGTCGACCCTCAGTTTTTCTCTAAATTTCACCAAGCCAAAAATGCCCTGATTTTTCATATTTCGAGCAGATCGCCTGAAAATCAGTATCCTATCGAAAAGTTTCGCGCAATTATCAATGAGCTTTCCATGTATCCATGTATAATCACCGCTTTACCAGAAGACAAACACGCTGCAGAACATCTAGCAATGTCGACACATGCTTCCTATCTCCCAACCCAATCTTTTGACGAGGTAGTAGCTATTATCGCCCAAGGAAAGCTGTTCATCACACTAGATGGTGGTGCGATGCACGCAGGTGCGGCAACAGGCGTTCCTACAGTTGCAATTATGGGCAAACAAGGATCAGAGTATTGGGCACCTTGGGCTTACCGTAAATATGCCCTACATAGCACAACTGGATGTGCGCACGAGATTACTATCGACAGCGTATTGCAGCAGTGCAGAGCACTGCTATCAAACTCATAA